The following proteins come from a genomic window of Lolium rigidum isolate FL_2022 chromosome 5, APGP_CSIRO_Lrig_0.1, whole genome shotgun sequence:
- the LOC124654115 gene encoding uncharacterized protein LOC124654115 produces the protein MATLALPPTAAATLPTAPEDPNASEKADFDVSAADQSDIDSGWVFLGESDVVPADTAAAAAAGRRRLGFTPLPMLPIWVQMVLGGVVYTAVPFYKRARQIEDKVIQNVETALKVLEHAAEVTEKLAANVASSLPEDGSLHKVAEEIEYIAEVVDKDAQKVEVIIKKIETISDQIDAAVEPVIEELEKDFKPTTASDAGSDAQE, from the exons ATGGCGACGCTCGCCTTGCcgcctaccgccgccgccaccctgccCACCGCGCCGGAGGACCCAAA CGCGAGCGAGAAGGCTGATTTCGATGTCTCCGCTGCGGATCAGAGTGACATCGACTCCGG GTGGGTTTTTCTCGGGGAATCAGATGTAGTTCCGGCGGAtacggccgccgctgccgctgcgggCCGTCGACGCCTTGGCTTCACGCCGCTGCCGATGTTACCTATCTG GGTGCAGATGGTGCTTGGAGGCGTGGTCTACACGGCCGTGCCATTCTACAAGAGGGCCAGGCAGATTGAAG ACAAGGTGATACAAAACGTGGAAACTGCTTTGAAGGTTTTGGAGCATGCTGCCGAGGTGACCGAGAAGCTAGCTGCTAATGTGGCTAGTTCCTTACCAGAGGATGGATCCCTGCACAAGGTGGCCGAGGAGATTGAGTACATTGCTGAGGTAGTGGATAAGGATGCACAGAAGGTTGAAGTCATCATTAAGAAG ATTGAAACGATCAGCGACCAGATCGACGCGGCAGTGGAGCCTGTCATCGAAGAACTCGAGAAGGACTTCAAGCCAACCACAGCGTCCGACGCGGGATCAGATGCACAGGAATGA
- the LOC124657074 gene encoding E3 ubiquitin-protein ligase RING1-like, whose product MYPAPPSPSPSPSGYGTVTLNCTDNAFWCIPRCPGGDCVDYAFAPPPPPPPFPRATIAVDHRLPVRLLLTVSLLSAFLFLSFGLATLLLYRRRRALRRRRRSATAPLPHDDDEEAGGGGGGGVVHHVWYIRTVGLDEAAIASIAAVEYRGAGSGGDCAVCLGEFSDGELVRLLPRCSHPFHAPCIDTWLRAHVSCPVCRSTVVVPSDVLAATTDANTDVTESHQVFDEMSPSESLHEDSDASSDTQSEDTEAPAEENGSATPKPIRRSASMDSPLFLLPVPEVKDAAAQSSRKLLPSGREMRIIRVKDREAAGTSSSSCQTGKLGIGRSMSSSGRAFFFSRSVRSTGAALPL is encoded by the coding sequence ATGTACCCGGCGCCGCCGAGCCCGAGCCCGAGCCCGAGCGGCTACGGGACCGTCACGCTCAACTGCACCGACAACGCGTTCTGGTGCATCCCGCGCTGCCCCGGCGGCGACTGCGTCGACTACGCCTTCGCGCCCccgccacccccccccccgttcCCGCGCGCCACCATCGCCGTCGACCACCGCCTGCCCGTACGCCTCCTCCTCACCGTCTCCCTGCTCtccgccttcctcttcctctccttcGGGCTCGCCACGCTGCTCctctaccgccgccgccgcgccctgcgccgccgccgccgctcggccaCCGCCCCCCTCCctcacgacgacgacgaggaggcgggcggcggcggcggcggaggggtggtgcACCACGTCTGGTACATCCGCACGGTGGGGCTCGACGAGGCCGCCATCGCGTCCATAGCCGCCGTGGAGTACCGCGGCGCGGGGTCCGGCGGGGACTGCGCGGTCTGCCTCGGCGAGTTCAGCGACGGCGAGctcgtccgcctcctcccgcgctgCTCCCACCCGTTCCACGCGCCCTGCATCGACACCTGGCTCCGCGCGCACGTCAGCTGCCCCGTCTGCCGCTCCACCGTCGTCGTCCCCTCCGACGTCCTCGCCGCAACCACCGACGCCAACACAGACGTCACCGAATCGCAccaggtgttcgacgaaatgtcCCCGTCAGAGTCACTGCACGAGGATTCCGACGCCTCTTCGGACACCCAAAGCGAGGACACGGAAGCCCCAGCAGAGGAGAACGGGAGCGCCACGCCCAAGCCGATACGGCGCTCGGCCTCCATGGACTCGCCGCTATTCCTCCTGCCCGTGCCTGAAGTTAAGGACGCTGCTGCGCAGTCCAGCCGCAAATTATTGCCGAGCGGCCGAGAGATGAGGATCATCAGGGTGAAGGACAGGGAGGCAGCAGGGACGTCCTCATCCTCCTGCCAGACTGGCAAGCTCGGGATCGGCAGGTCGATGTCAAGCAGTGGCCGGGCTTTCTTCTTCTCGCGGAGTGTTCGCTCTACTGGCGCCGCTCTGCCGCTGTGA
- the LOC124657075 gene encoding transcription factor bHLH94-like translates to MESQRMTHIAVERNRRKQMNEYLAALRSLMPPSYAQRGDQASIVAGAINFVKELEQRVQSLEAHKLTTRQCAVADGEAPPPPFANFFTFPQYSMSATSAPTPPANNEAAEGGAEAEESGSKPSAVADVEVTIVESHANLRMLSRRRPRQLLRLLVALQRHRLTVLHLNMTGAGHMVLYSLNLKVEDDCQLTSVDEIATAAHQIVERIQQEQECVA, encoded by the exons ATGGAGAGCCAGCGGATGACCCACATTGCCGTCGAGCGCAACCGCCGCAAGCAGATGAACGAGTACCTCGCCGCGCTCCGCTCCCTCATGCCGCCCTCCTACGCGCAAAGG GGCGATCAGGCGTCCATCGTTGCAGGCGCAATCAACTTCGtcaaggagctggagcagcgggTCCAATCGCTGGAAGCGCACAAGCTGACAACCCGGCAATGCGCGGTCGCCGACGGAGAAGCACCACCGCCGCCATTCGCCAATTTCTTCACCTTCCCACAGTACTCCATGAGCGCTACCTCTGCACCAACGCCTCCGGCGAACAATGAGGCTGCCGAGGGCGGAGCCGAGGCCGAGGAGTCTGGATCAAAGCCGTCCGCGGTGGCCGACGTGGAGGTGACCATAGTGGAGAGCCACGCTAACCTGCGGATGCTGtcccggcggcggccgaggcagcTGCTGCGGCTGCTGGTGGCGCTGCAGCGCCACCGGCTCACCGTGCTGCACCTCAACATGACCGGCGCCGGCCACATGGTGCTCTACTCGCTTAACCTCAAG GTGGAAGATGACTGCCAACTTACCTCAGTGGACGAGATCGCCACCGCGGCTCACCAGATCGTCGAGAGGATCCAACAAGAGCAAGAGTGTGTAGCTTAA